The following proteins come from a genomic window of Lolium rigidum isolate FL_2022 chromosome 5, APGP_CSIRO_Lrig_0.1, whole genome shotgun sequence:
- the LOC124653272 gene encoding DNA-directed RNA polymerases II, IV and V subunit 11-like, with product MNAPDRYERFVVPEGTKKVSFEKDTKIMNAASFTIEREDHTVGNILRMQLHRDPNVLFAGYKLPHPLQYKVIVRIHTASQSSPTQAYTQAINDLDKELENLKQAFEDEKNRHEERMKQGY from the exons ATGAATGCCCCTGATCGCTATGAGCGCTTCGTCGTGCCTGAGGGCACAAAGAA GGTGTCATTTGAGAAGGATACAAAGATCATGAATGCTGCATCTTTCACCATTGAACGCGAGGACCATactgtcggcaacatcctccgcaT GCAGCTACACAGGGACCCAAATGTTCTCTTTGCTGGCTATAAGCTCCCTCACCCCCTTCAGTACAAAGTCATTGTTAGG ATCCATACTGCAAGCCAGTCCTCCCCAACGCAGGCATATACCCAGGCAATCAATGATCTAGACAAGGAGCTTGAGAACCTTAAGCAAGCTTTTGAG GACGAGAAGAACCGTCATGAGGAAAGGATGAAGCAGGGCTACTAG